The Helianthus annuus cultivar XRQ/B chromosome 15, HanXRQr2.0-SUNRISE, whole genome shotgun sequence genomic sequence CAACTTACTAACCGAAAGAAGATTCATGGTTATATTGGGAACAACAACGATATCTTTTAAAGGGATGTTTTTGTTTATAGTGGCATGTCCTTTGTGAGTAATAGGCAAAGACAAGCCATTTCCAAAAACAACTAAGGTTTTACCATTATATGGTGAAAAGGAATGAAGTTTACCAGTGTCATCAGTCATATGGAGATCGGCTCCACTGTCCGCGGTCCAATCAGGAACATCGTCAGAAACATTGCATTTGGAATGAAAAGCCCGAGCGAGGCCCTAATCCGAGGAGGCGGACGTAGCAAAGGAAGCAAGTTTGGGACATTTGTTAGCATAGTGACCATTTGTTCGACACAACTGACAATGGTATGGGCGACGAGTACCTTTGGAAGGGACGGTTTGAGGCTGTCCGCGGGAGGTGTGTCTGGAGCGATTGGGACCCGACCCCGAGGACCGAGGATGGGAATGAGTGGCTGTAAAGGCAGCCTGGGCAGGAGATGACGGGTGAAGTGAGGCCAGGAATTGTTCCTGACTTTCGGCTTTGGTGAGCAAATCTCGGAAAGGTAACGGGTCATGATTGGTTCGAATGGCTGTGGACCAGCTTTAGGCCATACAAGAACCAGTGAGTTTTATCGGTGTCGCTAACCGGGTGGCCAATGGCCGATAATTGATCACAAGTTCCTTTAAATTTGCGACCAAAATCTGCCACGGTCGAGGATCCTTTGGTTAACTAACGTAGGCTATCACGAAGAAGGTGCATACGTTCAAGGGACGTGTTGCTATAGGCCGCTTCAAGTGCAGTCCAGATCTGCCTGCCGGTGGATAGGCCGAGAATTTCGGCGATAGCTTCTTCGGTGAGAGAGGAGTTTAGAATGAGGATGGCCTGTTGATCTTGAATGGACCAGGAAGAAAACTCAGGGTTGGGCTGATCTTTGTTGTCGACCAGAACAGTTTTGGCTGGCGGAGAAATGGTTTCATCGACGTGACCGACGAGACCTTGGTTAGCAAGAAGAGGAAGAATCTGATATTGCCAAGAAAGGTAGTTGGAAGTGGAGAGTTTAAGAGTGATCATATGAAGATTGGTGGCCATGGGGAGTTTGGATTCGGTGGCGGAAGAAGAAGGGTTGGCGGAAGTGGTGGAAGGCATGGTCAGAGGATCGAAGAAAGGGCAGGGATCGAAGAAACAAGAGAGATCAAAGGTATTTTCTGGCTGATACCATGTGAGGAATGAATTCTCTCTTAATTGAGGAGAGAATACTATAGACTATTATATAACAAATTTACATCAGTAATACAAGGAAATAAATCAACACATTGAATACAATAAATACATGAGATATTGGAGGAGATAATTGAGATTTGTTAGTTGAGATATTATCTTTTAGTTTAAAGCGCTACTATGCACGGTTTAATATAACCTCAGTTAAAAAGTTAAAAGGTTGATGTAATTCAAAAATTCATACGAGTTATATTTTGGGATGACCGGTTAGACAACATCATATAACATGATTACTAACGGGTCTAACGATAGGATCCGGTTCCAGGCAAACAATCAGACTCTATTAATTTTAACCTAATAAAACGTTTGTAATAAATAAATACGTATAAggttgaagaggtatggtcccagatctcgcaccAAAGAAGTCGCGAGTGGCCATCACCCTTATCAAAGACTTCCAGTAGCAAGAACTTATCTAcgtccgtgcgggcacgcgcgaacgAAGCTACCGAATCTAATCGGTCAAGTGATGAGAAGACTTACCTTATGTATGAAAATGGATGTCACACATAACGATGCGGTTCAACACCGCATCCTATAAACATTTTTGTCACGACAAGGGATCTAGGTAGCAACAACGGTTACCGCATACGGCGATGCGGTCTAAAACCGCATCCCGTACACGTCTTCATCAAAACAAGGGACACGGAAACAACCCCAGTTACCGCAGATAGCGATGCGGCCCGACACTGCATCCTATCCATagagcaagtgggactgacaccttaacagcaagtggcaccaatgacagttaccTGTCAGCCCACATGTAAGCAATGCTTGCACACGGACTGACAGCCGCAGTGGGACGTGGCGTCACCTCCATGACCGATAAGCCTAACACACCTGCAAAGGGCTGCGCGTTGTCAGTCTAGCCACTCGATTACCCTCCTTCagtcctcggctataaatacccatcccggaCCAGGTTTGAGGATCACTTATCAAACTCTCTCACTCatactactatcacacactttgctctcaagcaaattactgattctcatgccggagagtggtaacaaggagcacccccaccccttcctccttgttacgagtcacggtgtgtttttCTTGTGTAGGAGACAGATcagcggacgatccagccaccgattctcggaaagaagggattaatcctacttgacgagaccagtgaattaaccaCCCTTGGTTAACCGCTGCTTCATCAAAGGTACACTATATATAGCTTTAATTAGTATCTTAAAACATGGTTAATTATGTTGGACTTGAATGTTTATAGGGTATAAGTGTATTTTTAGTTTGGTTTATCTAATTAAGGAGTATTTATTTATGGAGTCATAATTTTAAAGTTTCGGGTCAAAATTTATAGTTTCATATATTGGTTTAGGTTTCTTGTTTTCAAAGATGTTTGGTTAGGATAAATAGATGGCTAGGATTAATTAAGACCACATTTTGAGAGTCCTTTCTCGAGAAGGACAAGAAACCTCTTTTAGCTACGGGGGCGCAACAGTCATAAAAGGAATTTCGAGTAGCAACAGAAGAAGGTTAAATAAGACTGAATTTTGACAGCTTCTTAACCAAGAAGGAAAAATACATGtgacaattttttttcttttcgatATAGGTAACAAACCAACGTGCTTGGCTATAGTAGAAATGATATCAGAATGGGCTAAGGGGCATTTGTTTAGCAACTAAGAAGACAGAATGGCGTTGGCGAATCGTGTTAGTGGTAGATAGTTGAGGGTGAAGATCGACTAGGGAAGTTTTTCGGGTATGATCCAATCAAGTTTAGTTTCTTATGTTGTTCACATGTGGGAAATATGGAAGCATTCAAACAAACGGGTTAGCATCAAAATGGATTAGTAACTTCTTCAATCGTGGTAACCAATAGCCACATTATAAATGAAAAACCACGTGGCTGGATCTTTtgtttggcaaaaaaaaaaaaaaaaaaaaaaaaaaaaaaaaaacttggcaGCTAGGTTTATTTGTTGGTGAACGGGGTTTTATGATTAAAGTGTGATCGGTGTTGAAGTTGCGTGGGATATTGTGAACATCAAACAATAAGGTAGTGACTGTTGGACTTAATCGTTTTATTCAcataaccaaatgagtcatgcgTATAAGTGTCTTTTTGTTGGGTTTGTTTATTTAAGGAGTATGTATGTATATAGAGTCATATTTTTAGAGTTCTATGTTAAGATTGAGTGTTTACTTAGTTTCTTATTTGAgtggtttaggttttttgttTCTCAAGATATTTGATTAGTATAAGGGATGAGCAtggtaccggtaccgtaccgaccCGGTACTGCCGTACCGGTACTGAAATTCATCAAACTGGGTACTGGTATCGAAATATTCGGTATAGTACCGGTATTTGTAggtaaaattcggtattttacTGGTACCGTACCAAAAATACCGATACTGAAAATGCTAAAAAGTGGGTACCGACACCGaaaaattcggtaccggtacccagtaccaaatgctcatccctaggtTAGATTCAATGTAACTCATGTGTTTTTTTATATGACTTCGGGTGGATTGAAGGGTCAGATGATACTGCCCTAATGGATGTACTTCGGTTTCAAACATGAGTTAACAACTAAAGTTTGATGTGAAAGCCCATACATTTGCTCTACTTGTtgttcaaagaaaaaaaaagttgtaaTAAAAAATGTGAAACGAGTTCGTTTAACCAGTGTTTTAGAAActggtaaataccggccggttatagcGGTATTACTGGTGCCGGGTGCAAATtcggtacgaaacaccccggtaaataagtgaaacggcataagattcgtaccggcggtaaaatccggtataccggtttgaaccgTAATACCGGTACCAGTCCAtggttattttagtttgggtttTTAGTATTCTAGAGTTTCATCAGATACATATACCATCGATCAACATTCAAAACCATCATCACTTACGGTTCATCACTTCATCCACAAGATTCAGCTCCATCTTCATCGGTTCATCACTCCATCTTCATCATGCTTCCAGTTCCATCTTCATTGGTAGTTTTACTTATTTCAGTAAGATAATCTGAGAGTAAATAGATCCACAAGTGAGTCAAAAAGTGAAAGACTTGAAGCAATTCGATATATCTCTCtctccacacacacacacacacacatatatatatatatatatatgtgtatgtgtacgGGTAAAGCAATGTTATGTGAAAGATTGTATTttgaaacttgaaaaagaaagaaaatatgataatagttatattataatttattatgttagtgaaaaaaattaaaactgataAGTTATGTCAATATAATTCATGTACCTATGTATCtctatgaaattatagagttaatTAGTTCATCCGGTTGAACCACCCAGTACAACCCGGTTCTACCGGTTTAACTATTTTTAAGGCCGTCCCAGTATGATTTAaaacccggtttttaaaacatCCCGTTCAACCTTAATATTATGTTTTGGTGTTTATATTTTAACTAatactagaattacgacccgccgcaatgcggcggggattctttagttgtaactaagtcgatttaggacgcacacgttatgttgaacctgtcaaacaggaaaaaatagacgatgtaaaaacgttcacccacacacgtacgttgcgtcgtgttaactcgcaaatttTAGACCGAAACGTGAAAAcgctaaaccaaagacgcacatTGTGATGttttaagtcacaaaatttagaacgaagcataaagcgaaaaatttgcggaaaatgaaaactataaaggaccaaagttgaaagtaaaaaaagttgtgagtatagattgcaaaagataaaaggtttaatgttaaaactaaaaaacaaatagttttgggttaaaagtaatttatgaaatatttttggatgaaaagaaaaaaaaatcatttttttgaaAAACCTCCAATGCCAaagttacaacaaccatatgcataaactattttttctttgaaaaaccacCAAAGtgaagattacaacacataagtaaaaaagaATCAAAGTgattaaatcgcaaaagatgaaaacttttgaattagaagtaaaagaatcaaattaatcaaaggggttaaattaccaaagattaaaactttaaagttaaattgtcaaagattaaaactttagggttaaaaagaaaagaaatattaaaattttttaacttaaattgtcaaagattaaaattgtagggtaaattgtcaaagattaaaactttagggttaaaaaggaaacaaagattagaaGTTTAAACTTAATTTGTCAAACTTTAAAACTTTaaggttaaaaaggaaaatttttatttttttttgaaagaatcCCAAAGCCAATTATACAAGTATCATATGCACAAATAGGTTGATTATTAATAAGGTTATAATGTGCCTTTAAATTAAAATAAAGCTATTCAATTATCCAAAGAAAATTGATGGGAAAAAGAAAGTAAAAAATAAATGAAGAAAATATCTTATACAAAAGTGTATACATATGAAGTTTCCAAAAGTCAAACATCTTTAAAGTAGTTAATGATCATGAAGAAGCTTATACAAACGGAAAGAACTCAGCTAAAATATCAATTCACACAGAAAGATATATGGAAGTTTAATTCGAGAAGAAAAtttatttgagaagaaaaagtttttttactaattaattagtcataaagattaTTATCTttcacactaacttttttttttgcctacacacataaaaagttatcctacatatttcgaaattcatcctacacgttgaaatttatcatacacaactcgtaatttatcctacactttaaattattttattttacttttttgaaaaatatatattttaaagataagttacaaaaaatttcatgtagttagctattaaagagcaAAACCACAAATCAATGAcatatgtagatttaccaatgtacctttatagtaacattaaataattttattaattgaagtaaaataaaacactttTATTGATTGAAAcatcttcttacaaaaaatttcttctcatatAAATTCtcgaccatatatatatatatatatatatacttatttcAAGTAGTCTAAAATAAAACTTAAACcacatatataaaaaaatcaCATTAAAGCATGAGAGTTCTCCAAATTTTACCTGAACGCATTTTAAGGTATAGAAGGCGATTCTTTTTTATCCAGTCACATGCACACCTTTATCTTTTGTTGGTAAAATCCTTGGGGTTTTATTTCCAATAGTCTTGAATCTAAATTAGGTAGGAACCGTTTGAAGATTCTACTGTTTTTGGTGGCCAGATTTGGTGGTCAGTGGTGGCGATCACACAAGGCCGGCTCTTGGGCCGGCTAATTCATGCCGACGTCTGAAACCTAAATTTTCAAAGGACCTGAAAAATCTTTATAAGCTTGTagatatttattaaattatatatttagtatattcatCTGTTTATTATGCAAAAAAATATTGGTGGTGTAGTGGGAAAAATCATCTCAAAATAATATAAAGGTTTCAAGTTGAAGTCTTGGCTCCATTACTAagattttgtttttttaattcatttccccttaaccataattttgggcccaattctTTTTATCGTCCGAGGCCTAAATTTTTTAGATAGTTTTCAGGGACGGCTCTGCGATCACAGGTGGGGGTGGTGGGGGTTGGGtgaagttagagagagagagtaggtTATGTATActttttagagagagaaatagATGGAGTtgatatataatttttttaaatgtgtttttAAATAATAGGGTAAAAGGACAATTATGCCCTCATATGTAAGTCATATGACttgatttaacagaaaaaattaactGGTTTAGAGCCAAAAGACACcccgtgcaagattttgaaacaaaaagtacaaaactcgtcaattttaaagacaaaaaACACCGCCTGAAACTTGGTATATACATAAGGGACAAAAATTTCAATTCACTTTTTAAACttccatttcatttatttatgcatctgtttcatgtatttatacctcaatttTATTTAAATCTAAACAAAAGTTTTAGCTCAAGTTTTGTTTTGACTATTAACCGAAAATAAATGAACCGAACAAACACCGTCAATCTAATAGAATAAACCAAATTGATTAACTAAAAAcagattggttaataaaatagactaacctaTTTCCATTTCAAGTTCGGTTGAAGAACCTAACCAATCAAACCATACACATCCTTGCGGTGTCTGTATTTCCACCACACGAGAGCACCCTTGTAGTCTACTTAAATTAAGTAGTGGACATACTAACCCAATGAAAAAACCCTTGTGTTTTGGTGGACAACCGAAATGCCTAAAGTAACGAGTAAACGAAGAAGAGATAATTATAATTGAATTAATTAATAAGATTTGAAGGAATAAACTCATGCTAATATTGGTTAATGTCAATTTCAAAGCAAGTAAAGTAACGTGGTAAAGACAAAATACTAATCGTTCACCTAATTTGTTGTCAGTTCAATTTAATTGCATTTTTATTTAGTGACGTCTTTTAATTTTTTCAACCCAATTTATCAATCTAATATATTACTTTAATATTTGATACGCAAATAGAAAAATTAGAACTAACCATACGCTCATGATGGATAAGATTACCTTATATTATGTAAATATATTAAGGCTTTATTATTTGTGTTGCAAGTGGATTCATGTGTACAAGCTAATAACAGTTTTAAGGGACTTGATCCATAATCAAAAGGAGATATTCTTCAACTTTGATTTCAAACCAAAGTAATTTTCTTTTTTCGATTTTAATCTTCAAGTTTCATATATAGTTAGTTTTGTTCTATGTTGTTTATAATAATGTTTATAAATGCTTCCACTTTCTTGATATCTAATTTTCCATTCAATTAATGGCTTGCACTGCCTAGGACGATGACAATAATTATTTAGAGACGTTTGTCCTATTCAAAATGTAATAAAGTCGCTGGACTACCTTCGTTGAATTGGGAGGTGCGTGTCGAAAAAATGTCTTATGTTCTATAGACTATGATATTAACAACACGTTCATCAACTATCATAACGTATAATACAATACCATCATGGTAATGATTGTATTTTGCGTAAACGTAGAAACTTAAACTAAGACTACATCATGAACGTAGGTATGATTACACGTAACGTTTTTTTCTAACAAACTTAGCGTATGTATCTAGATACATGATACTCTTATCCCGTATAGTCATCTCTATATGTTATATAACTATATTGTTTTTTCTTTAATTCAAACTAAAAAATTAAGCCTTTTCCCTTCTTCTCAAACCTTTGAACACCTCTTAATTTCCCCTTCCGGCAACACCCAGGAAAACAACCCCTAGGAGCCACATACATTATTTTGGAACATTTTTTATTGTGCATATGTTATATTCCATAGATAACTACAACCACCATCACTAACTagctttttttttcaattttatttttttataacattAATATGATATATTGATATGGCAATATCATCATAAAAACAAGCCCACCAGCCACTCCCTCAAACCTGTCTTACCAACTCGCATCTAGAAGCAATTATATCTCTCTCCctcacactctctctctcccctCTATATAcaaatatatgtgtatatatacacaCGCACAACCTCTATATAGTCAAAAGCTTATCAAATCCCACACATCAACAAAACAGccggcttctctctctctctctaaagaAGTGAGAATTATAAAGCAGAAACAAAGAATTGAGGTAAATAATAAAGATGGGAAGGTCTCCATGTTGTgaaaaatcacacacaaacaaaGGAGCATGGACTAAAGAAGAAGATGATCGGCTTATTGCTTATATAAGAGCTCATGGTGAAGGTTGCTGGCGGTCACTACCCAAAGCCGCCGGACTCCTACGCTGCGGCAAAAGCTGCCGGCTCCGGTGGATCAACTACCTCCGCCCTGATCTCAAACGTGGCAACTTctctgaagaagaagatgaactcATCATCAAACTCCATAGCCTCCTTGGTAACAAGTAGGTCACTTATAATTAATTCACCTTTTTATTCTAATTTTTCCGAACATTTATTTAAATTCTTAATTTTCATTTTATTGGTTTCTTGAAATTGAAATTCTCATCTTTTAATTTCTcccaatattttttttaattattaacttTTATTTTGATGTactaaattttattaaattcttcaaattattaagttttattttgataaattcttgatttttgtatttaattaatttCTTAATACAATTATATCCCTTTAATTTTATTTCCTGTAAAATTATTAATTCTTATTTTACTAATTATATTAAATTCTTAATTTTTGTTTTGTTAATATCTTAACTATAATTTTACTGAACTTTTTTCttagtttttattttatcttttaatttttccTAACATTATTTAATTTCTACAAATTcttaatttttattttcatatttaattTCTCCCAAGATAAATTCCTTCAAattgttattttgttttattagtttctttaaaatttaaaattctCATTTCCTTTTTATCTTTTAGTTTCTCTCAAGATTAGTTTCTTCAAACTTTTCCGATTACTTTCTTAATTTCTTCAAATTCTTAAGTTTATTTATCATTATATTTCTCCCATAGTTTAATAAACTTcttcaaattcttaattattattttactaattttCAGGTGGTCATTAATCGCCGGAAGATTACCGGGGCGAACCGATAACGAGATCAAGAACTACTGGAACACTCATATCCGAAGAAAACTTCTAAACCGGGGAATCGATCCCGCAACCCACCGGCCACTAACCGATCCCAACAACCACCAAACAACCACCATCCCAACCACCACAAACCACCACAATGCCACCACCCCACACGACATCAttccaaccaccaccaccatctcattCTCAACACCCACCACTCCATCCCCACCGCACCACCTCATCAAACACGAACAACAAGATATTAAAATACAAAACAATATTATAAAAGATTACGAAATAAAAACCATCTTGCCGGTGCCGGAaaatcaagaacaacaacaacaacggtgtcCGGATTTGAATTTGGAGCTGAGAATTGGGCCACCTCATCATCATAACCAAAACGACGTCGTGCATGCCGTTGAGTATCGTCGGCCGGCGTTCATGACCGGCGGTGGTGGAATAATATGTTTTGCGTGTAGTTTGGGGATACAAAATAGTAAGGAGTGCAGTTGTAGTTGTACTATTAGTTTGAATGGTACAAGTGTTAAAAGCATGGGTTATGATTTTTTAGGTTTGAAAAATGGTGTGTTGGATTATAGAAGCTTGGAGATGAAATAAGTTTATTATAAGTTTCATAAATCAAGTTGgctaattttatatatttttttcaactAAAATgctttgtatttttttttcttcataAAAGTATATTTGTTCTAGAAGAAGTAAATAGTGATTCCTAATATTCTTGTTTCTCATATGTAATGCCAAATTTTGTAAATGTATTTTGGTAGTTTATtacttttttagtgtttttcattATTTTTAAAACAACTTGGTTTCAAGATAATTGTTAACATGTGCGGAGGTTGGTGTGAGCCGGGGTGTTCCAGTCTTTCTGTTTTTTCGTTTTGTAGTGTAAATTTTACTGAAAAACTTTGAAAGTTGTATATGTATTGAGTTTGGCTCCTCTACTTTCTAAAAAAATCTTTCGCCCCCTATTTAATAGGTCAAGCTTCGCCAATTGTTAATAATAAAACATTTTGTAATATATTGTCGTCCGTACAAAAATATACTAGATCATGAGAATTGAGAAATATAGATCTTAAAGATCATTAGCACGCTTTAAACGAATTGGTTGTGAATAGGTAGAAAACTTCATAGGTTTACAAACTAAGTTACAAAGGTCCGTATAAATATTTTACATAATGAAAATAACATAAGTCATTTGTTTGGGTTTGTAATCACACTGCTCCTTCAATATTGAAGGGATCCCAATTCGAATCTTAAACTCATGGAGATGCAACAAGATTCAAGCATTGTACTTGTGCATAGAGTCATGGGTACAAGACTACAAGTAGTTTGGAAGTGATAGTTGTATCAAGTTAAGAATAAGAATTAATATATAGTTAAACATGTACATATAATAGGTGGATAATGCTTAGTAACAAACCCCATtattttagaaaacttagcaaacTATATATGTGGCTTACATTTTGCCACGTTGCACAGATCCCTTTCTATTACTTTTGACATCAATGTTATATTAGTAAATTACATTAACCCCCAAGAACTATCCCCAATATGAATTGACATGTTCATTAATTGCCCATCAAATCGTACCATTCACCATCCCCCATATTTCTTTTTCATATTTTCCTTtatatcttcttcatcattcatCAGAGAAACCCCATTTCACTTTTACTCCAAATTAGCAAGTAACTCCATTAATATCcatggagacaaatccaccaaccTCAGAATTAATGTCGCCGGTCCGTAGTTTCCCAACCTTCGATGTGATTCTGGAAGATGATTTGAGTTCTGCATCTAATCTTCATGTAGCTACTGTTAATTCTTGCTATGAGAATATATGTCAAGAAAATGGAAGCAGTTATAATCCAAATCATCAAAATACTTTGCTCATCCTCCTCCAAGTCAAAGTCAACCACTAATCAAGAAAAAAAAGAAGTGTTCTAGGCAACCCAGGTTTAAATCTCTGAAATATTTAATCTTGTTTCCTTGCTTTTcacaattttcaaaaaaaaaaaagacgaaaaaatatcaaaaattattcataaaacctggttgttaataggtttttgtgtaatggttgttttagagatgaaacatgattttttttttttttttgttaaaatggttcttaaaagggGTTACTTGCTAATGTAATttacaggtttttatttttgtgttaaaaagttatgCTTGGTTTGCACATGAACTGATTTTTGGTTGTGTTGtgattttatttgagaaaaagatTGCAATTTAGCTAAAAAGTTGTGATGTTGTTTGAGAAAAAGATTTtctggctatgaatgtgttaatagttatgtgtggttaacgacttaacggttatcttatctttttgttattaggatggtgatggatacaagggaaaccagatccaattctcgggaccgttggtttcgtcaaacgtggatcagatgcttaaggatcatgaccatgtttatgttacagcacaacacaactaacacgtgttatagtttgaacttcaggacatgcatgtgttacatgtgacatgaaacccatgtacaatGTAACACGtattagtgctatgtat encodes the following:
- the LOC110911574 gene encoding myb-related protein 308, producing the protein MGRSPCCEKSHTNKGAWTKEEDDRLIAYIRAHGEGCWRSLPKAAGLLRCGKSCRLRWINYLRPDLKRGNFSEEEDELIIKLHSLLGNKWSLIAGRLPGRTDNEIKNYWNTHIRRKLLNRGIDPATHRPLTDPNNHQTTTIPTTTNHHNATTPHDIIPTTTTISFSTPTTPSPPHHLIKHEQQDIKIQNNIIKDYEIKTILPVPENQEQQQQRCPDLNLELRIGPPHHHNQNDVVHAVEYRRPAFMTGGGGIICFACSLGIQNSKECSCSCTISLNGTSVKSMGYDFLGLKNGVLDYRSLEMK